A window from Nitrospira sp. ND1 encodes these proteins:
- a CDS encoding helix-turn-helix domain-containing protein: MLTVKELSAWLNIKESTLYLWVSKSKIPCRRIHGLVRFEPEAIQAWLKSFETSLDKPLPLPTHDETSDLDRLIEAAKSEVYTRHGETITPSPRTKEEQHGAR; the protein is encoded by the coding sequence ATGCTTACCGTCAAAGAGCTCTCGGCTTGGCTCAATATCAAAGAATCCACACTCTATCTCTGGGTTTCCAAGAGCAAGATTCCTTGCCGTCGTATTCATGGTCTTGTCCGCTTTGAACCTGAGGCGATCCAGGCCTGGCTGAAAAGCTTTGAAACCAGTCTCGACAAGCCGCTCCCACTGCCGACTCACGACGAGACCAGCGACCTCGACCGACTCATTGAAGCGGCCAAATCCGAGGTCTATACTCGCCACGGGGAAACTATCACACCGAGCCCACGCACGAAGGAGGAGCAGCATGGGGCTCGTTAA
- a CDS encoding replication initiation factor domain-containing protein, which yields MDSSFTLTIDWLAFTVLATNPQETMKVLGGDWSKAKGGFRGYPLSWMRADGLRGVGKLGTNAPRRPNEIHVDLSGGLASALTLDQIRTLLKWVHKQQGHVTRIDCALDDRGGTVPVATIREAVSAGQCVTRAAQVRHIVSNLTHGTGATTGETMYFGSPQSQTLLRIYDKRLELQSKGHENWQDYGTRWELELKKDRAEQCARALASLDEADWKELVVGLLRSYVDFRQIPKDAEDEERYRAPVLEWYALLTEGFQKGRLAQEKQVQTLQNVKRWVSDTLTPMLAVICATPGGEEWLLNEIVRGISRWKDRHRSLLKQPTRFHRTAGGHAGSPC from the coding sequence ATGGATTCGAGCTTCACCCTCACCATTGATTGGCTCGCCTTTACGGTCCTGGCCACCAATCCCCAAGAAACCATGAAGGTCCTCGGTGGCGATTGGAGCAAGGCCAAAGGTGGATTTCGAGGCTATCCCTTGTCCTGGATGCGGGCAGACGGGCTACGCGGCGTCGGAAAACTGGGCACGAATGCGCCTCGTCGTCCGAATGAAATCCATGTGGATTTGTCGGGCGGCCTGGCGTCCGCCCTGACACTGGATCAGATCCGAACCCTCCTCAAGTGGGTGCACAAGCAGCAAGGGCACGTGACACGGATTGATTGTGCGCTGGATGACCGAGGGGGAACGGTGCCAGTGGCAACCATCCGAGAAGCGGTCTCGGCAGGCCAATGCGTCACAAGGGCAGCTCAGGTCCGGCATATCGTCTCGAACCTGACCCACGGCACCGGGGCGACGACCGGTGAGACGATGTACTTTGGAAGTCCGCAGAGTCAGACCCTCTTGCGGATTTATGACAAGCGGCTCGAACTTCAGAGCAAAGGACATGAGAACTGGCAGGACTACGGGACACGGTGGGAATTAGAACTCAAGAAGGATCGCGCCGAACAATGCGCGAGAGCATTAGCCAGTTTAGATGAAGCCGATTGGAAGGAGTTGGTAGTTGGCTTACTGAGATCGTATGTGGATTTCCGGCAGATTCCGAAGGATGCCGAGGATGAAGAACGGTACCGGGCTCCAGTGTTGGAGTGGTACGCCCTCCTGACGGAGGGATTTCAGAAGGGGCGATTGGCCCAGGAGAAGCAGGTGCAGACCCTGCAAAACGTGAAACGATGGGTGAGTGACACCCTGACGCCGATGTTGGCGGTCATTTGTGCCACCCCTGGAGGGGAAGAATGGCTACTGAACGAAATTGTCAGGGGCATCTCCAGGTGGAAGGACCGACACCGGAGCTTGCTCAAGCAACCCACTCGGTTTCACCGGACTGCCGGCGGCCACGCGGGCAGCCCATGTTAG
- a CDS encoding type II toxin-antitoxin system VapC family toxin, producing MPQPAVLLDTDILSELLKQHPLVVQRVRNCLAEHQRLAFSIITRYELLRGLKAKQARTQEAAFTLLCQASLILPITDQVVERAATLYGDLHRQGALLPDADLLIAATALETQRPLITNNLAHFQRIAGLSVENWKRSA from the coding sequence ATGCCGCAACCCGCCGTTCTGCTCGATACCGATATTCTCTCAGAACTCCTCAAGCAACATCCTCTCGTCGTGCAGCGGGTGCGGAATTGTCTGGCGGAGCACCAGCGGCTTGCCTTCTCGATCATCACGCGTTATGAACTCCTGCGGGGACTGAAGGCGAAACAGGCGCGGACTCAAGAGGCGGCCTTCACGTTGCTATGCCAGGCGAGTCTCATTCTCCCGATCACCGACCAAGTCGTGGAACGTGCGGCGACATTATACGGTGACCTCCATCGACAGGGAGCCTTGCTGCCCGATGCGGACCTCCTCATTGCTGCCACCGCCTTGGAAACGCAGCGACCCTTGATCACGAACAATCTCGCTCACTTCCAGCGCATCGCTGGCCTCAGCGTCGAAAACTGGAAACGGTCAGCCTAA
- a CDS encoding antitoxin family protein: MRQTIKARYHDGVLQPLEPLALNDDAEVQVTVDTDLALGTDEILRRAAQVYQGLSADEITQVESIALDRQHFFREPAA; this comes from the coding sequence ATGCGACAAACGATCAAAGCTCGTTATCATGACGGAGTGTTACAGCCGTTGGAACCTCTCGCGCTGAACGATGACGCGGAAGTACAAGTGACGGTCGATACCGACCTTGCGCTCGGTACGGACGAAATTCTGCGGCGTGCCGCACAGGTTTATCAAGGGCTGAGTGCTGACGAGATCACGCAGGTTGAGTCCATCGCATTAGATCGACAGCACTTCTTCCGTGAACCGGCTGCCTAA
- a CDS encoding response regulator, with product MAPGQKQPSTILIVDDDPSALLVSTKPLRDAGYTVLQAPGSAEALKLYAEHPSPIHLVIADVFLPPPGFQLSVDRNPYPRVNGLDMVERLLQDKREIRVLLVSSSPSSELQNRGLVRAGLPFLKKPFTSETLLSLVREVLAGPPAAPDQKNATRPGNGDVEWVD from the coding sequence ATGGCCCCCGGTCAAAAACAGCCCTCGACGATCTTAATAGTCGACGACGACCCCAGCGCCCTTCTTGTCAGTACCAAACCCTTGCGGGATGCCGGCTACACGGTGCTTCAGGCACCGGGCAGTGCCGAAGCGCTCAAACTCTATGCAGAACACCCCAGCCCGATCCACCTCGTGATCGCCGATGTCTTTCTGCCTCCACCGGGCTTTCAACTTTCCGTCGACAGGAACCCCTATCCCCGCGTGAACGGTCTCGACATGGTTGAGCGGCTCCTGCAAGACAAGCGCGAGATCCGCGTCCTGCTCGTGTCCAGCAGCCCGAGTTCTGAGTTGCAGAATCGCGGCCTCGTGCGAGCGGGATTACCCTTTCTCAAGAAACCCTTTACAAGCGAAACGCTGTTGTCGCTGGTCCGAGAGGTCTTAGCCGGTCCTCCCGCCGCTCCCGATCAGAAAAATGCGACACGGCCCGGCAACGGCGATGTCGAGTGGGTTGACTAA